A genomic region of Arachis stenosperma cultivar V10309 chromosome 9, arast.V10309.gnm1.PFL2, whole genome shotgun sequence contains the following coding sequences:
- the LOC130951483 gene encoding uncharacterized protein LOC130951483 isoform X1, with amino-acid sequence MKQKIVMRMQMDCEKCRNKALKTAAEVKGVTSVALEGDDKDRVVVTGNNVDTICLINQMNKKFKCVAILKVEEVKKEENKCCAVLCLPSPSLSSCTNCSSNCKCVVVCSSKCEGKCDKCEKCESPKCKCKCVLVCSKCQSAKCDGNRCLVICFKCKSPTCDGQCCKPLPQQPYYVNNCPPWCNCPRCYVPYNPPPYYYNRVVYESNPDNCSIM; translated from the exons ATGAAG CAAAAAATAGTTATGAGGATGCAAATGGATTGTGAAAAATGCAGAAACAAGGCGCTGAAAACTGCTGCGGAGGTAAAAG GTGTGACTTCAGTGGCATTAGAAGGGGACGACAAAGACCGTGTGGTGGTGACGGGCAACAATGTGGACACGATTTGTCTCATCAACCAAATGAACAAGAAATTCAAGTGTGTGGCGATTCTTAAAGTAGAAGaggtgaagaaggaggagaaCAAATGCTGTGCCGTTTTGTGTCTCCCATCGCCGTCGCTGTCGTCGTGCACCAACTGTTCGAGCAATTGCAAATGTGTGGTTGTATGCTCATCAAAATGCGAGGGCAAATGTGACAAATGCGAAAAATGCGAAAGCCCTAAATGCAAATGCAAGTGTGTGTTGGTATGTTCAAAGTGTCAAAGTGCAAAATGTGATGGAAATAGGTGTCTTGTTATATGCTTCAAGTGCAAAAGCCCTACGTGTGATGGCCAATGTTGTAAGCCTCTTCCACAACAACCATACTATGTTAATAATTGCCCTCCATGGTGCAATTGTCCAAGGTGCTATGTACCGTACAATCCTCCACCTTACTACTACAATAGGGTTGTTTATGAATCAAACCCTGACAATTGCTCCATCATGTGA
- the LOC130951483 gene encoding guanine nucleotide-binding protein subunit gamma 4-like isoform X2 codes for MQKQGAENCCGVALEGDDKDRVVVTGNNVDTICLINQMNKKFKCVAILKVEEVKKEENKCCAVLCLPSPSLSSCTNCSSNCKCVVVCSSKCEGKCDKCEKCESPKCKCKCVLVCSKCQSAKCDGNRCLVICFKCKSPTCDGQCCKPLPQQPYYVNNCPPWCNCPRCYVPYNPPPYYYNRVVYESNPDNCSIM; via the exons ATGCAGAAACAAGGCGCTGAAAACTGCTGCGGAG TGGCATTAGAAGGGGACGACAAAGACCGTGTGGTGGTGACGGGCAACAATGTGGACACGATTTGTCTCATCAACCAAATGAACAAGAAATTCAAGTGTGTGGCGATTCTTAAAGTAGAAGaggtgaagaaggaggagaaCAAATGCTGTGCCGTTTTGTGTCTCCCATCGCCGTCGCTGTCGTCGTGCACCAACTGTTCGAGCAATTGCAAATGTGTGGTTGTATGCTCATCAAAATGCGAGGGCAAATGTGACAAATGCGAAAAATGCGAAAGCCCTAAATGCAAATGCAAGTGTGTGTTGGTATGTTCAAAGTGTCAAAGTGCAAAATGTGATGGAAATAGGTGTCTTGTTATATGCTTCAAGTGCAAAAGCCCTACGTGTGATGGCCAATGTTGTAAGCCTCTTCCACAACAACCATACTATGTTAATAATTGCCCTCCATGGTGCAATTGTCCAAGGTGCTATGTACCGTACAATCCTCCACCTTACTACTACAATAGGGTTGTTTATGAATCAAACCCTGACAATTGCTCCATCATGTGA